The Gemmatimonadota bacterium genome contains the following window.
ACATCCTGAATTTCACGGGGGACGAAGATGTCATCGGAAAACCGAGGGGCAACGACTTCCGGGAAGGGACGGTCACCCTGCCGCTGATCCACGCCCTCCGGAACGCTACCCCCGAAGGCAACCGGCGCGTGGAGCAGTTGATGAAGGAGGAATGGAGCGACCGGGTCTGCGACGAGATCGTCGAGTTCGTCCACGCCCACGACGGCATCCGCTACGCGAAAGGCAAAGCGCTGGCTTACGCGGAGGAGGCCAAGCGGATCCTCCGCGACGAGCCGGAGACCCGGGCGAAGGACGCGCTCCTGAACATGGTTGACTACGCCACAGAACGGGATCGATGATGCAGGTATGGAAACGATATCCGTAATCGTCATTACCTATAACGAAGAACCTCATATCGATACCTGTCTGCGGAGCGTTTCCTGGGTGGACGAAATCGTGGTGGTGGACTGCGGTAGCACCGATCGTACGGTCGAGATCTGCAACGGCCACGACAAGGTCCGGTTGTATCACGAAGGCCGGCACGGCAGCGGACAGCAGAAGCAGCAGGCGCTGGACCGGGCGGTTTCCGAATGGGTGTTGAACCTGGACGCGGACGAACGGCTGAGCGAGCCGCTTCAGTCGGAGATCCAAAGCCTGCTCGAAGCTTCCGCGCCCTGCGACGGCTATCATATCCGGAGGGAGAATCACTTCCTCGCCCGGCACATCCGCCATGCGGCCGGCTGGGGGGACGACCGACCGCTCCGGCTGTTCCGCCGGAGCAAGACGAAGGTTACCCGGACCCAGGTCCACGAGACCTTCGTCGTCGACGGTTCCACCGGCCGCCTCGATGCGCCGCTGGTACACGATGCCTACACCAGCCTGTACCAGTATATCGAGAAGCTGAACGAGTACACGTCGATCGAAGTGAGGAACCGTCTGAGAGCGCGGCCGGAACGGAAGATCACCTGGGTGCACATAGCCCTTGCTCCCCTGGGGACTTTCTGGAAGCTGTACGTGATGAAAAGAGGATATCTCGATGGGATGCAAGGACTTTTGCTTTGCCTGCTCTCATCGGTATCGGTCATGTCCGGGTATGCGAAGACCTGGGAATACGGGATGTACAGGAGGCGGGGCGGCCGGATGTTCCCGCCCATACGAACCGAAGAGGTACGTACCCGGCAGCCGGGCTACAACCGGCTGATCCGGGGTGGCGACGACGAATTCAACTGGAAGGACGACTGACCACCGATGGGCCTTAAAGATTCTCTCTACAAGACGGCGTCCCGGTACGAGCCCCTTCAGCGGATCCTGCGCGATTCCATCGTAGCGCGGAAGCTGCGGTTTCCGGAAGTGATCAGTATCGAGGGGTCGAGTTACTGCAACGCCGACTGCATCATGTGCCCGCGGGAACTGTTGAGCCGCAAGAAGGGCAACATGTCCATGGACCTGTACCGCAAGATCATCGACGAATGTGCCGAAAACGCCCGGTACATCCGGCTCATACAACCCTTCATGTTCGGAGAGTCGTTCATTAACAAGAAGCTCGTCGACATGATCGCGTATACGAAAGAAAAGCTGCCCCGCGTGCCGGTCAGCGTGAGCACCAACGGTTCCCTGATCACACCGCAGAAGGCGCAGGAGCTCATCGATTGCGGGCTGGACAAGATCAACATCGACATCGACGGGGCGACGGCGGAGACCTTCGAGGCGGTGCGTGTCGGGCTCGACTACGAACAGGTGGTGGAGAACGCGCGGTACCTGATGGAACTGAAGCGGTCCGTCCGCAGCAAGACGCCTGAAATCACGGTGACTATCATCAATATGGCCGAGACCCAGCACGAGATCGACGCGTTCCGGGACCTCTGGAAGCCCATCGCCGACCACGTGGTGGTACAGAGCTACACGACCTGGACGGGCAGCGTGGAGGACAAGAATGTGGGCGAGCAGGCCGAAGCATCGGCCGCCGGCGGTTTCACCTTCCCCTGCAAGCATCCCTGGGAGGAGTTCGTCATCGCGAACGACGGCCGGGTGTCCATCTGCTGTCTCGATTTCGACTTCAAGGTAGAGGTGGGCGACGTCTCGAAGCAGTCGATCAGGGAAGTCTGGAACGGCGCTCCGATCCAGGAGATCCGTCAGAAGATGATCGAGAACCGGTAC
Protein-coding sequences here:
- a CDS encoding radical SAM protein: MGLKDSLYKTASRYEPLQRILRDSIVARKLRFPEVISIEGSSYCNADCIMCPRELLSRKKGNMSMDLYRKIIDECAENARYIRLIQPFMFGESFINKKLVDMIAYTKEKLPRVPVSVSTNGSLITPQKAQELIDCGLDKINIDIDGATAETFEAVRVGLDYEQVVENARYLMELKRSVRSKTPEITVTIINMAETQHEIDAFRDLWKPIADHVVVQSYTTWTGSVEDKNVGEQAEASAAGGFTFPCKHPWEEFVIANDGRVSICCLDFDFKVEVGDVSKQSIREVWNGAPIQEIRQKMIENRYDELEICSQCNNYIFQTECAWHQVWK
- a CDS encoding glycosyltransferase family 2 protein, with amino-acid sequence METISVIVITYNEEPHIDTCLRSVSWVDEIVVVDCGSTDRTVEICNGHDKVRLYHEGRHGSGQQKQQALDRAVSEWVLNLDADERLSEPLQSEIQSLLEASAPCDGYHIRRENHFLARHIRHAAGWGDDRPLRLFRRSKTKVTRTQVHETFVVDGSTGRLDAPLVHDAYTSLYQYIEKLNEYTSIEVRNRLRARPERKITWVHIALAPLGTFWKLYVMKRGYLDGMQGLLLCLLSSVSVMSGYAKTWEYGMYRRRGGRMFPPIRTEEVRTRQPGYNRLIRGGDDEFNWKDD